One part of the Lotus japonicus ecotype B-129 chromosome 2, LjGifu_v1.2 genome encodes these proteins:
- the LOC130738433 gene encoding uncharacterized protein LOC130738433 isoform X2 — protein MFFFNAHHMKMDSGRMSYMLTTLSKKKEVDSIIRDTIDKVLVLRFGRASDPVCLQLDQILSKAARDVSKFATVSLVDVDSPDIQVYVKYFDITLIPSTVFFFNAHHMKMDSGTADHTKWVGAFHKKQDFIDVVEAIFRGAMKGKLIVNCPLPPERIPKYQLLYQGV, from the exons GAGAATGAGTTACATGTTAACAACGTTGTCGAAGAAGAAAGAAGTGGATTCCATCATCAGAGACACCATCGATAAGGTCCTTGTCCTCCGCTTTGGTCGTGCCTCTGACCCTGTCTGTCTCCAGCTCGATCAAATT CTTTCTAAAGCAGCAAGGGATGTGTCCAAGTTTGCAACAGTGTCACTGGTTGATGTTGATTCCCCAGACATTCAAGTCTATGTCAAGTATTTTGACATCACTTTGATACCATCTACTGTGTTTTTCTTCAATGCCCATCACATGAAAATGGATTCTGG GACTGCAGATCATACTAAATGGGTTGGTGCTTTTCACAAAAAGCAAGACTTCATAGATGTTGTAGAG GCAATATTCAGAGGAGCAATGAAAGGAAAGCTTATTGTGAATTGCCCGCTCCCACCTGAACGTATACCAAAATACCAATTACTGTACCAGGGTGTCTAA
- the LOC130738433 gene encoding uncharacterized protein LOC130738433 isoform X3 gives MSYMLTTLSKKKEVDSIIRDTIDKVLVLRFGRASDPVCLQLDQILSKAARDVSKFATVSLVDVDSPDIQVYVKYFDITLIPSTVFFFNAHHMKMDSGTADHTKWVGAFHKKQDFIDVVEAIFRGAMKGKLIVNCPLPPERIPKYQLLYQGV, from the exons ATGAGTTACATGTTAACAACGTTGTCGAAGAAGAAAGAAGTGGATTCCATCATCAGAGACACCATCGATAAGGTCCTTGTCCTCCGCTTTGGTCGTGCCTCTGACCCTGTCTGTCTCCAGCTCGATCAAATT CTTTCTAAAGCAGCAAGGGATGTGTCCAAGTTTGCAACAGTGTCACTGGTTGATGTTGATTCCCCAGACATTCAAGTCTATGTCAAGTATTTTGACATCACTTTGATACCATCTACTGTGTTTTTCTTCAATGCCCATCACATGAAAATGGATTCTGG GACTGCAGATCATACTAAATGGGTTGGTGCTTTTCACAAAAAGCAAGACTTCATAGATGTTGTAGAG GCAATATTCAGAGGAGCAATGAAAGGAAAGCTTATTGTGAATTGCCCGCTCCCACCTGAACGTATACCAAAATACCAATTACTGTACCAGGGTGTCTAA
- the LOC130736672 gene encoding anti-H(O) lectin-like: protein SSFSFVVSDVPGYKISDGLVFFLAPWGTTIPPNSEGKNLGILDEKNGYNQFVAVEFDSYNNTRDPTFRHIGIDVNSVMSMNLVKWNRVSGALEKVTIIYDSPTKTLSVVVTHQNGQITTVAQQIDLKVVLPKEVSVGFSATTWNTHRERHDIHSWSFTSTFETNYATEENIHINHSSA from the coding sequence tcttccTTCTCTTTTGTTGTAAGTGATGTCCCCGGTTATAAAATATCTGATGGACTTGTTTTTTTTCTTGCACCATGGGGGACTACAATCCCCCCCAACTCAGAAGGTAAGAATCTTGGAATCCTTGATGAAAAAAATGGTTACAATCAATTTGTTGCTGTAGAATTTGATTCTTACAACAATACAAGGGACCCAACATTTAGACATATCGGAATTGATGTCAACTCTGTAATGTCAATGAATCTTGTAAAATGGAACAGGGTTTCTGGAGCACTGGAAAAAGTAACTATAATATATGACTCTCCAACTAAGACATTGAGTGTTGTTGTGACACATCAAAACGGTCAAATTACCACTGTTGCTCAACAAATTGATTTGAAAGTTGTGCTTCCAAAGGAGGTTAGTGTTGGTTTTAGCGCAACCACGTGGAATACCCACCGTGAGAGACATGACATCCATTCATGGTCTTTCACATCAACCTTTGAGACCAACTACGCCACTGAGGAGAACATCCATATTAATCATAGCTCTGcttga